In the Vitis vinifera cultivar Pinot Noir 40024 chromosome 2, ASM3070453v1 genome, one interval contains:
- the LOC100246236 gene encoding cellulose synthase-like protein G3 translates to MYENMRVRVETVVKSGIISHDYINSKQELEAFSRWTDGFTSQNHPAVIQVLLECGQDEDVMGHTMPNLVYVSRGKSIKLPHNFKAGALNALLRVSATMTNAPVILPLDSDMYSNDPQTPLRALCYILDPSMDPKLAYVQFPQIFYGINKNDIYGGEARHGMLIHPAGMDGLKGPMYLGTGGFFQRKVFFGGPLETSELTQDHIASKSIKSREILASAHHVADCNFESQTQWGTKVGFRYGSLAEDFYTSYMLQCEGWKSIFCHPTRPAFLGNSPINLHDFLNQTRLWSIGLLEVAFCKYSPITYGTRTINLLSGLCFAYYSLWPIWSIPIAIYAFLPQLALLKHVSIFPKMSDPWFFVYIFCFLGAYGQDYLELIISGGTTQRWWNNQRAWMMRGLSSYSIGSVEYILKSIGISTFQFSVTSKAVGEEQSKRYKKGMFEFGVVSPLFLPLTTAAIINLVSFLWAIAQVFGQGSIEGLLLQILLVGFAMVNCWPIYEAMVLRADEGKMPVKITLISIVLAWALYLVSSIAF, encoded by the exons ATGTACGAGAACATGAGAGTTAGGGTGGAGACTGTGGTTAAGAGTGGGATAATTAGCCATGATTATATCAATAGCAAGCAGGAATTGGAAGCTTTCAGCAGATGGACTGATGGATTTACATCTCAGAATCATCCTGCAGTGATTCAG GTTTTGTTAGAGTGTGGTCAAGATGAGGATGTCATGGGCCATACGATGCCCAACCTTGTTTATGTATCCAGAGGGAAAAGCATCAAGTTACCCCACAATTTCAAGGCTGGTGCTCTTAATGCACTG CTTCGTGTATCAGCCACCATGACTAATGCACCAGTGATCCTGCCCCTAGATAGCGATATGTATTCCAATGATCCACAGACACCTCTTCGTGCGCTGTGTTATATCTTAGACCCCTCTATGGATCCCAAACTTGCGTATGTTCAGTTTCCTCAGATCTTCTATGGGATCAACAAGAATGATATTTATGGTGGTGAAGCCAGGCATGGAATGCTAATTCATCCCGCGGGAATGGATGGACTGAAAGGCCCTATGTATCTAGGTACAGGAGGGTTTTTCCAGAGAAAAGTTTTCTTTGGGGGCCCATTAGAAACCTCTGAACTGACCCAGGATCACATAGCGAGCAAGTCGATCAAGTCCAGGGAAATTTTAGCATCCGCCCACCATGTTGCAGACTGCAATTTTGAGAGCCAGACCCAATGGGGCACCAAG GTCGGCTTTAGGTATGGATCACTGGCTGAGGACTTCTACACTAGCTATATGCTTCAATGTGAGGGAtggaagtccattttttgccaTCCTACAAGGCCTGCGTTTCTGGGAAATTCACCCATCAATTTGCATGACTTTCTGAATCAAACCAGGCTATGGTCAATCGGCCTCCTTGAAGTGGCCTTCTGCAAATATAGCCCAATCACATATGGCACCCGCACCATAAACCTTCTCAGTGGCCTATGTTTTGCTTACTATTCCTTATGGCCCATTTGGTCAATTCCCATTGCGATCTATGCCTTTCTCCCCCAGCTAGCTCTGCTTAAGCATGTCTCGATCTTCCCAAAG ATGTCAGATCCCTGGTTTTTTGTGTATATATTCTGTTTTCTTGGAGCTTACGGACAAGATTATCTCGAGTTAATAATATCTGGGGGCACAACTCAAAGGTGGTGGAACAATCAGAGAGCATGGATGATGAGGGGGCTCTCGAGTTACTCAATTGGGTCGGTTGAATACATCCTCAAGTCTATTGGCATTTCCACATTCCAATTCAGTGTGACAAGCAAGGCTGTGGGAGAGGAACAAAGCAAGCGATACAAGAAAGGGATGTTCGAGTTTGGAGTCGTATCACCCTTATTCTTGCCACTAACAACAGCAGCAATAATCAACTTGGTCTCATTCCTATGGGCCATTGCACAAGTCTTCGGGCAAGGAAGCATTGAAGGTCTACTTCTGCAGATTTTGTTAGTTGGTTTTGCAATGGTGAACTGTTGGC